In the Drosophila teissieri strain GT53w chromosome 3R, Prin_Dtei_1.1, whole genome shotgun sequence genome, TACGCAATATTTTTAGTCGTTTAGCCTTAGTTTCTCCATGCATTACATGACTCTAGTTTAGTTCagttcgatttttttccaagaGCGCTGCTATAGTGATATTAACATTTACAGAGCAAAGATTCGTGTACATTGTAATTTGTAAAGTTTAcatttaacaattaaaaattaattacaaattaacaCTGATCAACATAAGCAACAAAGCAAGCGATTCAGCAGTTCAACGCGACACATAAATTGAGGACCGCTCGATTCCAATtacatttatgtttattattgaTTAGCATTATAGAACATGCTTAACTAAATATACGAAATAtacaacatacatataattgTTCAGGATTCACTTCATTACTTTATTCTGAAAGTTGTTCTAAAGAAGTTTTTTGATGGCTTCAGTGAACCTCTCATAGTTTCGCTCCTTCCACTGCACATTGGTGAGCATGGTCTCCAAACTCTGATTGATGGCCTGATCTATGTCCTTGAGCTGCTCCTTGGAATCGGCCATAAAGTTCTTAAACTCATTATAGTCCTTTCGTGTAAAGATTAGTTCGCAAAGTGGCAGCAACATGTCAGCTATAGATTCGGACTGAGGATGGTAGCTAGAAGGCAATGACATTACCATAATTATGGTCTTATACTTCAGGGGTCGATCTAATCTGTTCACTTACAACTTGGACATCGAGGCAACGTTGTCCATCAAGTACTTCTTGGCCAAAGGGAAGCCTACTTGCGCAGAGGATATCGACTGAAAGACAGATATTGAATCCTGCTTCCGAATGTCCCCCTTTGCGTCGAAGATCCTCTCCAAATAGCGCTGCTGCACCCAGACCTTCAGCGAACAAGCCAGGGAATCCAGAATGGTCTGCTTTTCCGTGGCCACATTGGCCTTCTGGTACCGAGTCCACAGGAAATCCCAATCCTCTACACTTCCATGCTCGATTGCCGTGCAGTAGACATTGTCGCGAACGGCCAGCGGAACTGGGTTGATCTCGTCGGGATTAGCCTCCGCTTGCCAGTTGCGGAAGTAGCTCACGGCTTGGGTGACGCAATCGGAAACCTCGTACGAGCATGCATACTGCGCCACCAGCCCCTTCAAAAGGATCTTGTCCTCCTGTTGTATGGAGGCGTCTGTAGCGTTGATGCCATTCAGATGCTCATAAATCGGGCTGATGAGCTTTCTTATGAAACTCTGTGGATAAGAAATTGTAGTTAAGAGAAATAACTTCTGGCCAAAGTTACCTTATAGAACTTAAAGTTCGGCGTCTGTCGAAGAATGCCACTAAGAACGGACAGATTTTCGAAGGCCGATTTCCAGGGAAGAAGCTCCCGTTCCCTCTGCAGATAGCTGACCACCTGCAAAGCGATCTCGTAGTCCTGCTCCCCAGTCCAAGCTAAGTTCAGGACATCGTTTACGAGCTGGGCCCTGTTGACCACATGGATGGACTGATACTCCTCGCTATTCAAAGTCTCGATCAGAAGTTTCCAGTTCTGGGCATCGTAGTTCACCTTATACGGCGCCGACAGTTGGTTGTTGAAGATGACCCACTGATCGGGTCCTGGCAGATCCCTAATGGTCTTGGGAACACTTTCACCAGTCTCGGTGCACTCCATCCACTCCTTGGGCGCCGTGTTGTTGAAGTCCTTTTCCTCCTGACTGGTATAGCTGAGTGGCACCCACCAGCATCCTTTGTGTGTCCTAGATATATCTGTATTCAGGAGGTAGCGCTCCTGGCTGAGTTTCGCTGTCCTTGTTGTGTAGTTGCGTGTCACATTAATCACAGGGTATCTAAAGGATGGATTGTGTTATATAATTACCTATTTTAGATTTTCCTTAACCTACCCTGTTTGCAGAGTCCACGAGTCCATGATGGTCTTGATGTCGTAGTCCGTGGGCATTGAACCAGCCTTATGGGCAGCCTTGGTAAGTGACTCCCAAAGATTATCCTGTTCGGCGTTCTTATAGGCGTATCTTTCCAGGTAAGACTTAAGTCCTGTTCGGAACGCCTCCTCGCCCAGGAACAAGTGCATCATACGAATCACCGATGATCCTTTATCGTAAGAGATCGAATCAAAGCTCTCAGAGGTCTGCGAAGTCATTTCAATGGGTCTCGAAATGGGATGACTACTCTCCAGAGAGTccgtttgaaaaatgttaagtAGGTTGGACATTGTTTCCGTCTGCAGGGTACGCCACTCTGGATGGATGTCCTCCACACACAGACCGGCCACATAAGTGGCAAATCCCTCGTTCAGCCAAAGGTCCGTCCACCACTCCATGGTGACCAGATTGCCAAACCACTGGTGGGCCAACTCATGAGCCACTACATTCGCTGTCCCCTGCTTGGCCAGCTGCGAGGAATACTCCGGGGAGTACAGAAGGGTAACCTCCGCGAAGGTAACCAGACCCCAGTTCTCCATGGCACCCGCACTGAAGTCCGGAACAGCGATCTGATCCACCTTCGGGAGCGGAAACTTGATGCCGAACAACTCCTCGTAGTATTTGAGTACTTTGGGCCCAAACTCCGCGGCATAATCACACTGATCGATCGCATTTGGCCTCGCCCAGGTGCGGAATAGAGTTCCATTGGGTAGAGTAGATGGCTTGTGGGAGAAATCGTTCACGGAATAGGCAACCAGATAGGTGGACATCGGCACTGACTCCTCGAACGCGGTCCATACATAATCCGGAATGGATTCACTGAAGAAGAAGATTGTCAATTAGTTGTTGAACTCTGATTGGGCAAATTGTGAATTCTAATTTACTGTGGCCTGGTTTCCTTCACGGGCATGTTGCTGAGACCTGTGTACTTCTGGTGATAACCCAAGGTGATTGCAAAGGATGCCTTGTAGCCGGGTTCATCGAAGCAGGGAAATGCCAATCGAGCGGAGGATGGCTCAAATTGCGTAACAGAGATCCATCTGAtgcgaaattaatttattttaaggaTTACCTCCACAATCGGGTATACCCACCTCGTTTCGTTGGCCACCGAATCCTCATAGGAACTCCTGTAGTAGCCCGCCAGTTGATCTTTTAACGGGGCCGAAAAGCGCAAGCTCAGCTCATAAACTCGGCCAGCCAATAGCTCCTCACACGTGTTGAGGATATAGAAGTCGTGGGTGGGATTCTTCTCCGTAGAGGTTATGCAGTTCtccgcttttcctgctccGCCAATTTGGCGGAGAGTGATTTCCGTATCATTGATGGTCAGATCCTTCGAGTGCAAAGTTATGTTGTGTGTGTTCTGCAGTGCTTCTATTTGAATTTTCACTGTTCCGTTGAAGCGGAAATCGTCCGGGTTTTCCAACTGTGTCAAGATGCGCACATCGTATTTTTGTGGTCGAAGAGCCCTTGGCAAGCGAAAATGGTCATAGGTGCTAGTCTCCTCTGCCAAACTCAGGCCAAGTGTTGCCAGTAACAGTAGAAACACGCACTTCATGGCCAAGTCCTGGAAAAAGTGGTGAACTAAATTAAGAAAGTATTGCAAATTATGTATACGTTTCTATTGAGACCAGTCCAAAGTAAAGAATACAGTATGTATTACTGAAACTAGTTTCTCCTAGTTTTGGTTTCAAATACATAGCTACACATATTGAGAACGAGGTTAATAACCTCCAGCTCTTCTTATCAGTTAGTGAAACTATCatgccaaattaaaaactaccaacccaaaattaattagtttaatttgtGAGCCAACAATTACCCACtggtttttggtatttttttcaataattaCATCAATTGTAATATGAATcatttgaaaataacaaaaactgtAGTAAACTTTATGTACAATGTATGTTAAAAGTTAAGTATGTAAGagttaaatatacaaattatcTAGGttttttagaaataaattataGCTTCTCACCTCTGTTATTAGAAACCAATTAGTTCTGTGATggatttcacttttttgtgGCAACTACTAAACTAGTTCCAGCTGCGCTACGTGTTCAGCTTACACCTCTAATCCCAACGGAGAGCCAGCACGGAATGCCGCCAAATCGACGATCCgaccaaataaaaagaattccGAGCACGTTGGTTCGCGAGAGGTAAAACAAATAGAGATTACACGAGAGTTTTTGAATCTCTATAACAAAAATCCCCAATCGCTCAACGACTGGCTGTCTAGGAAATATAATTAATCGTGTGTCATTTGTTGCCACTTCCTATTTTATTGGGTATGATAAGAGGTATACAATTTAACTGAACTGAGTAGAAAGTCTATAGCAGATGCTTGATTGCCCGGGTGAACTGATCATAGTTTCGCTCGTGCCACTGCACATTGGTCAGTATTATCTCCACTGTCTGTTGAATCGCCTCCGCCGATCCCTTAAGGAACTCCTCCGAATCGGCCAAAAATGTCATGAACTCCTCGTAGTCCTTACGGGTATAAATCTGCTTTTGAAGGGGCTCCAGAAGTCGAGGGATGCTCTTGATCAGCTGATTGTAGCTGGAAGTAACAAATATCATATATTTGAAACCTCCTTTTAAGCGCTATACTTTCTAATGAATACTTACTAAGCGCTTATAGACTCAATGTTGTCCATGAAGtactttttggccagcaggaACCCGACCTCCGTTTTGGCCACCGCCTGGAAGGCCCACTTCGAATCCCCCTTGCGAATACCTTCCTTCCCGTCGAAGATCAGCTCCAGATAGCGCTGCAGCAC is a window encoding:
- the LOC122621935 gene encoding aminopeptidase N; amino-acid sequence: MKCVFLLLLATLGLSLAEETSTYDHFRLPRALRPQKYDVRILTQLENPDDFRFNGTVKIQIEALQNTHNITLHSKDLTINDTEITLRQIGGAGKAENCITSTEKNPTHDFYILNTCEELLAGRVYELSLRFSAPLKDQLAGYYRSSYEDSVANETRWISVTQFEPSSARLAFPCFDEPGYKASFAITLGYHQKYTGLSNMPVKETRPHESIPDYVWTAFEESVPMSTYLVAYSVNDFSHKPSTLPNGTLFRTWARPNAIDQCDYAAEFGPKVLKYYEELFGIKFPLPKVDQIAVPDFSAGAMENWGLVTFAEVTLLYSPEYSSQLAKQGTANVVAHELAHQWFGNLVTMEWWTDLWLNEGFATYVAGLCVEDIHPEWRTLQTETMSNLLNIFQTDSLESSHPISRPIEMTSQTSESFDSISYDKGSSVIRMMHLFLGEEAFRTGLKSYLERYAYKNAEQDNLWESLTKAAHKAGSMPTDYDIKTIMDSWTLQTGYPVINVTRNYTTRTAKLSQERYLLNTDISRTHKGCWWVPLSYTSQEEKDFNNTAPKEWMECTETGESVPKTIRDLPGPDQWVIFNNQLSAPYKVNYDAQNWKLLIETLNSEEYQSIHVVNRAQLVNDVLNLAWTGEQDYEIALQVVSYLQRERELLPWKSAFENLSVLSGILRQTPNFKFYKSFIRKLISPIYEHLNGINATDASIQQEDKILLKGLVAQYACSYEVSDCVTQAVSYFRNWQAEANPDEINPVPLAVRDNVYCTAIEHGSVEDWDFLWTRYQKANVATEKQTILDSLACSLKVWVQQRYLERIFDAKGDIRKQDSISVFQSISSAQVGFPLAKKYLMDNVASMSKFYHPQSESIADMLLPLCELIFTRKDYNEFKNFMADSKEQLKDIDQAINQSLETMLTNVQWKERNYERFTEAIKKLL